The sequence GAAGCCATAGGGCCTCCGAATATACACAGCCTGAAAAATAATTCAGTAAAATTGCTGACCCTTAAGGATGAATAGTTAGCCTATGGGTCAATGAAATTTCAGGCCTAGAGCTGAGTTGACGTCAAAGCGAACAGGAAAATCTGAATAGAGTTCACTCTATGGGACGCAGTTAGCGGCAAAAGGAACAGAGCGTGAATTTTAAACGGATCTGTGCCTTATCAGGCGAATATTGGAGGACGGTATAGCGAAGAAGGGAATTGATTTAGCGTCGACACGGTAAACACACTCATCTTAAGTAAAGGATGTGTTGTCGTATCAAAAACAGGCAAAGCCATGGTTAAAGCCACTGAAGAACAAGAGCCCATGGCACAATTGCACACGCTCTTACAGCAGTCTTGATGCTCATGGCCATCACTTATCATAGTCTGGGATAAGCTTGACTGAGCCGAGTCTAGGCCCATCGTGGCTTTACTCGATGTAGAGGTCAAGATAACATCTTCGGACATATTGCTATGAAGCATCTGACCTTGAATCGTAGAACTGTGAGTCATCCCATTTTGAGACATGCTCATGGACATTGAATATGGCATGATCACAGACGCGTATGCCTGACCGACAAATGTCAGTAGCATCAACATCAAGATGACCCCTTTACCTTTATTCAAAATGACCTCAACAGAAACGATTAACATTTTTAGCATAACCTAGGGCGTGTCATTTTTAAACCCTATTTTAAATGATGCCAGTATTGACTATGCCCGATATGCGTATTTTTAGCCTGATATTTTAATCAACTTCTCGATCTAGTTTCAGGTGAGATGTATTTAAATTCAAGTGTAAATACAGCTAACCCCTAAGGTTTATTTACAGGTCAATCAGTCCATTCGCCACAAGGGTAACACTTGTTAATCAACTGAATTCAAGTGAAATAATCACATTAACGAGTTATAATTGTCGTTCTTTTAAGTCTATATTGCTGACCACTGGGCAGCGAACGCTTTATTGAAGAGTCACAATTGAAAAATCTAGTTACAGTTTCATTCTCAACAATTAATGGCTCAAGACATTTCAGGCTAGATAAACGATCCCAGAGAGGGATACGTTGGGCTTTCTTATGCTTTATTTTCATAAGTATATTTATCCTGATGTCCTTGGTTTACCTGTCTGAAACCGCTATTGATGCCAAGACTAAACAAGCCTCTTTGCAAATTCAATCTCTCGAGTTATCAGAGGATCTGGATGTTTTGATGAAGTTGAAGGGGCAACTCGAGCAAGAGTTGACGATGCGAGAATCTCATCTGCTACAGGTCTCTAATCGACTCGGCGATCTGGAACAAATGTTAGGTGTCACAATAAAAGATGAGCCCGGATTACAGAGTCGGCTAGATACTGCCGCTATTACATCAGCAGTGAGGATAACGTTACTGCAAGAATTACCCAATGGCGCCCCGGTTAAAAATGCCAGGATCTCTTCTAACTTTGGCACGCGAACTCACCCAATTACCGGTAAGAAGCGCAGTCACAATGGAATTGATTATGCGGTTAATACCGGAACGCCGGTCTACGCGACCGCAGATGGTGTTGTAGAAGTGACGCGTCCGAGTAATACAGGATCGGGAAATTTCCTTCGTTTACAACACTCATTTGGGATAAGCAGCTCTTATTCACACTTACAAAAATTTAATGTCGCAGCGGGTGCCTTTATTAAAAAAGGTGATTTAATTGCGTATTCAGGAAATACCGGCATGTCTTCCGGGCCACATTTGCACTATGAAGTGCGCTTTGTTGGACGGCCAAAAAACCCAAGAAACTTTGTTGAATGGGATCTGGAAAACTTTGATTCTCTCTTTGAAAAACAAAAAGGTATACGATGGGATTACTTGGTAAAAACAGTCGAGCAACGGGTGAGCTCACAACTACAACTGTCATCGCAAAAGGTTGCCATATCGCCGGCGAGCTGAGGTTATCCGGCCATATTCAAATTGACGGATTTATCGAAGGAAAAATGAATACGCAGCAAACCATCATAGTCAGTAATGAAGGGAGAGTGAAAGGCGAGCTGTGGGCAGACAAGCTCATCGTCAGTGGTCTAGTGGAAGGAAATTGCTATGCTGACACCATACAAATTTTGGCTAATGGTAAAATCAACGGAAAGATTTACAGTGATAACTTGAGCATCGAGCTTGGGGGATGCTTCCTTGGAGAAACCCAATTAAGTATTACAGATCGGGTTATTGAGCATGACGAAACCAATATCGAAACTTTAAAAACCGCTTAACATCTCGCCATTTCACTGGCGAGTAACAGTAAACATAGACAAAATGTTGGCCATTTCCTTAATTTATTATGGGTAATACCTGTAGGTGAAATGGCTAACACAGCCTGCTTCAAACATAGATCCTTGTAAGCCACATCAAACACTGTTTCAACTCTTTCCCATTTTCAACAGTGACCTCACAGCTATACCGATTGATACTAATGAAAAATCATCAATCAGCCGTTTTAATCATGGCTTTCATTGGACATCTAAATTCAATCACATAAAATGGTTTCACCTATTTGAATCCGCTTCGTTGCTGCTGATTTCTAGAGGTATATAAACTCTAGTCTTCTATTTCATATAGCTTTTTCAAACTCTTCTTTAGGAATTTTATGCTCTATCTTGTTCAGTCTAATCGAATGGAAGCACTCTCGGCGCAACTAGCCGAGGAGTTACAGACGCCCATTGCCGGTATGCCAGTGTTAATGCCTGAACATGTGCTAGTCCAAAGCCCAGGAATGTCGACCTGGCTTAGACTGGAAGTTGCCAAGAAGAACAAGATAGCCGCGGCGCTGGAGTTCCCTCTGCCTTCAAGCTTTATCTGGCAACTCTGTCACATACTGTTGCCCGATGTACCTAAGGAAAATGCCTTCACCAAACCCGCCATGACCTGGAAATTGATGGAGCTGCTGCCAGCACTGTTGCATGTCGAGGAGTTTGCCCCGCTGAAAAACTATCTTAACGCAGGGTCTAGCAAAGAGACGAACACAAGAGCTAACACAGATGAGGCAGATGATAATCCACTGAAACTGTTTCAATTGTGTGGCCAAATAGCCGATATCTTCGATCAATACCTGGTTTATCGCCCGGATTGGATTGCTGCTTGGGAGGCCAATGAGCCAACACTGCCTCCCAAGGGGGACAAATTATCCCAGGCTCAAGCCTGGCAGCCGATGTTATGGCGAGCCCTGATTGAGTTTAATAACCAAGTCCTTGGTAAGAGCCAATACCACAGGGCAAATTTACATCAATCTTTATTCGATGCCCTGGACAACCCCAACACTTCACTCGACGGTCTGCCGAGACGTTTATTCGTATTTGGAATATCTTCCATGGCGCCACAGACATTGGATGTACTCTATCATCTGGCCAAGCGTATCGATGTGATCATGCTTAACTTGAGTCCTTGTCAGCATTACTGGGGAGATATAGTCGATCCACGCCTGCGCGCCCGCATGGCATTGGAATATGCCGATAAACAAAAGCTTGAACAAGACTGGGAAGATAAACTCGAGGTAGGTAACCCGTTACTGGCCAATAATGGCAAGATGGGTCGTGAGCTACTTGATCTTATTCTCGAGCTTCCCGAAGAGCACGCCAATTTTAACTTCGAGTGCTATCAAGACCCTGGTACTGATAGCCTACTGAGTGGCATTCAACATGACATTCTTGAACTCAGTACCCGAGAAAGAAGCTTAGGCCCGGATGCCTCCCTGTATCTGACAGTCGATGGACGCCGGACTTTGACTAAATCTGATGACTCGCTGACGCTTCGAAGCTGTCATAGCCCGCTGCGGGAAATTGAAACCTTGCATGACCATCTGCTGGATATGCTCTCCCGAACACCCGAAGACCCAGACGAGCCATTGCTTGCCAAAGATATCGTTATCATGTTGCCCGATGTCGCCGCTTATGCCCCTTACATCGATGCCGTCTTCTCAGCAAAACACGGCGCGCATTATATTCCTTATGCCATAGCCGACAGGGGCGCAGCCCAGGAATCGCCATTAATCAACAGCTTCTTGCATATTTTATCGATCAACCAGAGCCGTTTTGGCTTGACCGATATCTTAGGTATTTTAGAAGTCCCTGCGGTATTAAGACGCTTCGAATTAGATGATGAGTCACTCAACTTAATTCGGCATTGGCTCGAACAGGCGGGGGTGCGTTGGGGACGAGATGAAACCAGCCGCACCGCTCAGTCACTGCCCGCTTTCGATAAAAACTCCTGGGCATTTGGCATCAAACGTCTCATCTTAGGTTACGCCTTCAGTGACGATGCTCCGCTCTATCAAGACACCTTATTAGTGACAGGTATTGAGGGACAATCGGCCCAAGCCCTTGGCAAGTTACTCAATTTTATTGAGACATTAGATGGCTATCAACAACTGCTTGGGCAGACCAGCTCCATAGAAGAGCGAATGAGCCAACTCGCCCAGCTTCTTGAAGATGTTTATGAGGTCGACGATGAAGAGCGTATGCAACTGCAAGCCATACGCGAAGCGATCAACAAGTTGAAAACTGAGCTTATAGAAGCCGGACAAGTTACACCACTCAATACCCAAGTGTTGCAAAACTGGTTTAATAGCACCTTGAGTGAGTCCAGCGTCGGTCAAAGATACCTGGCAGGTAGCGTCAATTTCTGTACCTTGATGCCCATGCGCTCCATCCCTTTTAAAGTGGTGTGTCTGGTTGGCATGAATGATGGCATCTACCCTAGAGTTCAGCACCCGGTAGGCTTCGACCTTGTGGCTCAATTTGGGCCAAGAAAAGGCGACCGTTCTCGCAGGCTGGATGACAGATACTTGTTTTTAGAAGCGATCCTCTCGGCCAGAGAGCAGCTCTATATCAGCTATATCGGCCACAGCGAGCGCGATAACTCCGAGCGAATTCCCTCTATGCTAGTGTCTGAATTAGTGGAGTATTGCCAGCTCTGCTATCTACCAGAGGGCTTTGAGCCTGATACACTCAATCAAGAGCCTGGCGATAAGCCTGATATCTCGGCCATCGAAAAAGCCATCCACCAGCAATTATTAATCGAGCAACCGCTGCAACCGTTCGATGAACGCCTGTATATGAACCAGAAGCCCTCCTTAGTTCATGGACTTAAACAAAGTTATTCTGCCCAATGGTGTCCGAGTCCAGCAAACGAGGTAGATGAGACTAACCGGGCACAACGCTTTATCGATACCGGAATAAACATCATCCAATCCAGCGACATCGTCGATAGCTTAAATCTCGTGGAAGTAGATAATGAGCTTGAAGTCTCGGCGCTTATTCGTTTCTTCAGAAACCCGGCCCAGTACTTCTTCAATCGTAGCCTCAAGGTCGATTTAGGCTTAAATATTCAGGCCGACGATAACGATGAACCCTTTAGCCTCAATCCCCTGGAGCGTTACAAGCTTCAGGCATCTCTGCTAGATAATGCCATCTCACAGAAACTCGATATGCCCGATGAGATATTGCTGCAGCGATTAAAAGCCAGTGGCGAGCTGCCGCTTCACCCCTTCGACGATCTGTTACTCAATCAATATCTACATGACATTCAGCCCTTAATCGGCCGCGCCGTCTATCTTCAGGGGGATAACCAGCGTTCCATGGATATCGCGCTAAACTTCACCCAAGCCGACGGCGTGGATGAGCCTATCATCTTAGTCGGTCGCATCGATGACTTGTGCGCTAAAGGCCTAGTGAACTATAGGCCCGGCACAGCCAATGGCCGGGATCTTATCCGCGTCTATATCAGACATCTGTGTATTTGTGCCATGGACTCAATTAACACCGCTGACAGACTGCCGCATATCAGTTACTTGCTTGATATCGGCCACTTCCATGCTTTTCATTGCCTGACACAAACCCAAGCCAAGGCTCAACTTAGCCAATGGCTGGCTTACTTCCAGTCGGGGCAAGTTCATCCCTTGATGTTTATGCCAAGAACCGCCCTCGCCTATGTTGAAGCCGAAGGCGATCATCATGATAAGTTACTCGAAGCCCAGAGTCAGTGGCTCGATGAGCAGAGCCAGTTAGGTGAAGGTATGGAGCCTCATTATCAACGCCTGTTTAGTTTCCCTGATGATTTTTCAGAAGCAGAGTTCGGACACATTGCCATGACACTACTTAGCCCCATGCTTAGCCTGTATCACAAAGACAAGCTCAGTGAGCTGGCCAACTTCGTCGAAGGTGGACTCGTCTCTGCAAAGGGAGATAAATAATGTCATCAGCACCTTCAACAGCGAATAAGAATACACATCACAACACATCTCAGGCCTTAGATACGCTAACCTTGCCCTTCGGTGGCAGTCGTCTAATAGAAGCCAGTGCCGGCACAGGGAAAACCTTTACCATAGCCGGCCTGTATGTGCGTCTGTTACTCGGCCACGACATTGACAAGCCCCTCAGCTGTGAGCAGATATTGGTTGTGACCTTCACCAACGCTGCCACAGGTGAGTTAAGGGACCGTATTCGTAAGAAAATCCAACTGGCCTACCGCCATTTTATCGGTATAGATACCGGCGATGAACTGATAACATCTCTGTACCAGATCACGCCAGAGTCCGAGCGTCCCTTAGCGCTTAAACGTCTGGATCTGGCATTAAAATCTCTGGATGAAGCTTCAATTTTCACCATCCATGGATTCTGTCAGCGAATTTTAGCCGATATGGCCTTCGAATCATCCCTGTTGTTCGAGTCTGAGTTTACCTTGGACGACAGTGAGTTTTTGCACCATGCGGTACGGGACTTTTGGCGTGAACACTGTTATCCGTTACCTGGCTCCCTTGCCGAGATCATTCAAAAGAAGTTTGCCGATCCCGATGCCCTGTCTAAGCAGCTCAGACCACTGCTTGGTGCGAGTCAGGCTAATGCCCATCCACAGCCACAGGACTTTAAGAAACTACAGGACACACTCACACAGAGCATGAGCCGACTCAAGCTCATTTGGCCCAGAGAGCGCGAAGCTGTCGAGATCTTGCTGCATTCACTGCCCCTCAATGGCGTACGTTTCGGTAAGAAGCCTGATGGCTACCCTAAATTGGCCATTATGCTCGATGCCATGGACAACTGGTGTAAATACAGCATGAGTTTGCCACCGATAAAAGTGATGGAGAGTCTTTCACTGAGCGGCATTAAGCTCAATAAAGGTGGCGAGGTGCCAACCCCGGAGCAGGCACCGGTATTGGATCATATCGAGCGACTGTGTTTACTCATCAAAGATTTCATCCCTAGCTTCCTCTATTGTGCCAGAGACGGCATATCGAGGCGTTTTTCATCGCAAAAGTCTGAGCGTAACTTGATGACGCCGGACGATCTCTTACTCACCCTAGAGCAAGCTCTGCGTCCAGACTCAGGGGAAGAAAACAAAAATAGCTTGGCTAACTTGATAGCCAAGCGCTTCCCCGTGGCTCTCATCGATGAGTTTCAAGATACCGACCCCTTGCAGTTCGCTATTTTTAACCGTGTCTACCAGCAAAAATTGACCTCAGAGACAGAAGAGGCCGCGCTTGTTCCGGCTAATCAGACATCAAAAAATGTCAGCCTGTTAATGATTGGCGACCCCAAACAAGCCATTTATGCTTTCAGGGGCGCCGACATTCACACCTATATTCAGGCGCGAGAACAAACTAAACAGCACTATAGTTTGGGCACTAATTACCGCTCCAGCCGTAATATGGTCTTGTCGGTCAACGCCCTGTTTGAGAATCGAGACGATCCTTTTATCAGTGACGCCATCCCCTTCGAGTCAGTGCAGCCGTCATCTTTCGCCGATAAAAAAATCTTTATTGAAAAGAGTGCAGACACATCAGCGCTGAAGATAAAACTACTGAGTGAAGATCCCGAAAAGGGACTCAACAAAGCCAGCGCCAGAAAACGTTTGGCCGAGGACGCCGCGGCCGAAATAGCCAGGTTGCTGACAGAATCACAAGCTGGCCAATGCAGTATCAGTGGTAAAGCACTCAAAGCCCAAGACATCGCCGTGCTGGTGCGCGACAGAAACGAAGCGGCGGTTATACGAGAATCATTATCTCAACGTCAAATTGGCTCGGTATTCTTAAGTCGGGACAGCGTATTTAATACCTTAGAAGCCCGCGAGTTAGCCTTAATATTACATGCCTTGGCCACGCCTAAAGATGAGCGAGCGCTGCGCTCTGCCTTGGCCACCTCCTTATTAGGTTATAACGCCACATCTATTCATGGATTCAACCAAGATGAAATGATTAGGCAAGACTTGCTGGAGCAATTCGATAGCCTGCATCAGCATTGGCTAAGACGGGGGATCATGCCAGCCCTACTCAGTCTTGCCAATGAGACTCAGCTTATCGAACGTTTACTCCAAGGCGATGATGGCGAGCGACGTCTGACCGATTTCAGACACTTAGCCGAACTTCTGCAGCAAAAGGCCACAGAGCTTGATGGTATAAGTGCCTTGGTCAACTGGTACGAGCAAGCCCTTATCGCCAACAATGCCAATGAAGAGGCCCAGCTCAGGCTATCTAGCGAACAGAACCTAGTGCAAATCGTCACCATACATAAGAGTAAGGGACTGGAATATCCCGTCTGCTTCATCCCTTTTGTCAGTCTGGCCAGAGATAACCGCCGTAAGCCAGCCCCCATGCTCTACCATGAGAAGAACCGTCTCATATGGGATATAGAGCAAACTGATGATGGCTGGGAACGCCATAAACGGGAAAACTTAGCCGAAGATCTGCGACTCTTATATGTCGCCATGACGCGTCCGGTTTATCAATGCTACCTCTATATCGCCAACCATAGCCGTTTCACTAAGAAAGCGGGGATCACCAGCCAACTCCATGAAACCGGGATTGGCTACCTGCTTGGAATAGAAGACAAAGCCTGTGATTTTTCTCGCATTCAAACTCAGGCTCAATCTTTAATGAGTGATGCCATCAGTGTCAGTGATATCCAAGATGATATCTCGACTCAAGCCTTGATAAGCGTTACCGATGAAAAATGCACCTTAGCGCCTAAGGTGCTTAAGCGAACACTCTATACACCATGGCGTGTGGGCAGTTACTCGGGGTTAGTCAAAGACTTGCCCCATGAGCGTGTTGCACCGGGCGCCGATGATGAAAGCTTCCCCGAACTTGAAGTCATTCAAGATGAGGTCGACCCGGCGCCTTCTCGATTTACCTTCGAGCGCGGGGCCAATGCCGGTAGCTTTATGCACTTAGTGCTGGAGCTGATTGATTTCACCTTGGCCGAGGCGCAGCTGCCTGTTCAACTGCCCATCGCCATGGAAAAATACGGCATCGATGAGACTTGGTTTACCATGCTCAATGCCTGGTATCTAGATATTCTCGATGCCTCCCTGACTCAAGATGGCGCACTGACATTAGCTCAGCTAACTCCGGGGCAAAAATTGGTGGAGATGGAATTTTATCTGCCCATCAAGCAACTAAAGGCAGAAGAACTCAATCACGTGCTCGAAGGTTATGGTTACAGCGCCGGACTGAATTTTGAATCGCTCAAGGGAATGCTTAAGGGCTTTATTGATTTGACCTTCGAGTACCAAGGTCAATTCTACATCGCCGATTACAAATCGAACCACCTGGGTGATGATTTCTCTCATTATGGTTTCGATGCCATGGCAGGCGCTATTCGCAGCCATAGGTACGACTTGCAGTACATCATCTACACCTTAGCCCTGCATAGATTCTTAGGCTTGAGAATGCAAAATTATGATTATGACCAACACATAGGTGGCAGTTACTACCTGTTTCTGCGTGGCATGTCAGTGAGTTCACCTCAGTCCGGGATCTTCTATGATAAGCCGCCTAAAGCGCTTATCCAGGCGCTGGATGCGCTATTTGACAGTGAGCAAGCGGTAGGTGATAGAGGAAACGAGCAAGTGGTGAAGACTGCACTAGATAACGATCAGTTGGAGCTTAAGTTATGATCCAGTCAACGCAACCCATAAAGACCCTGCTGAAGTTATGGGAGAGTGAACGTCTCATTACGCCACTTGACCGTCATTTTGCCCTAGAGCTGGCAGAATTTCATCGACAACAGCTTAATCACCACAGTGAGAGCGATAATGAGCTATTTCTGCTCATATGTGCCCTGCTCAGTCACCAGCTCTCTCAGCAGCACACCTGCTTGCCCGTAGAGCAAATCTTGCTGGATAACCCCATGAATGAGCAGGTATCTCAGTGCAAAATTACCTGCAGTCACGATGAATTGCTTAACGTATTGAGCCAGTTCAACGCCATAGGTGTTCCTCAAGATGACGTTCAGGCGGTGAGCTCGGCGCCTATGGTACTAGACCAAGGCTCCCTCTATCTGCAGCGCTATTATCAATTCGAGACTCAGGTGGCTGATAAGCTTATCAACTTGGCTAAAGGTGAGATCCAAGATATCCCAGCGTCGACTCAGGAGACCTTAAACATACTGTTTCCCCGCACTGCAGACACAGATTCCCCTCTATATGATTGGCAGAAAATAGCCACGGCGACGGCGTTCACCCAGAAAATGGCGGTGATCACAGGCGGACCTGGCACAGGAAAAACCACCACAGTCACCAAGTTACTCTACCTGATGACTCAAGAAGCCGACTTGACGATAAAACTGGTCGCCCCGACGGGTAAGGCAGCCGCCAGACTTAGCGAGTCGATCAAGGCCTCTAAGCTGAGGTTAAAAGCTGAGCTCACCCCTTTCGCAGGCACAATCGATGTACAGAGTTTAAATAGGGTTCCCGAGGAGGCGTCGACGTTACACAGGTTACTCGGCGTTATTCCTAACTCGCCTCAATTTCGCCATCACAAGGATAATCCCCTCAGACTGGACTTGTTAGTGGTCGATGAGGCTTCTATGGTCGACCTTCCTATGATGCACAAGTTACTGTCGGCCTTACCTAGCCATGCCAGACTCATCTTACTTGGGGATCAGGATCAGCTTGCATCCGTCGAGGCCGGCGCCGTGCTCGCCGACATTTGCGACGGACTTAAGACAGACAAGAGCCAATCGCTAAAGTGGCAGATGCGTTACTCTGCACCATATTCCAAACGCTTATCAGATCTCACAGAGAATGATTTAAGCGGGTTTACCAGCACATCTCCTGGCATAGGTGACAGTTTATGTATGCTGATGCACAGCCATAGATTTAAGGGCGATGCCGGGATCGGCCAGTTGGCAAGTGCGGTCAATAACTCTGACAAATCACGCATCATGGAAGTATGGCAAACTGGCTACGATGAGCTGTTCTGGATTGAACATCAGAAAACCAGCACAGGCAATAGCGGACTCGAGCAGTTAATGACTCAATCGGTAAGTCACTACAAGGCCTATTTGGAGATGGCTAACAAGCCGCAAAGCGATCCCCTAGAAATCATAGAATGTTATAACCAGTTCCGTATATTGTGCGCCATGCGTGCAGGCGAATACGGCGTTGATGGCATCAATCAAGGAGTGAAAGACGCCTTGAAACAGGCCAAGTTAATCTCGCCTGAGCATGAGTTCTATTCAGGTCGTCCAGTCATAGTACAGAGCAATGATTACAACCTAGGCTTATTTAACGGTGATATCGGTCTTATTTTACCCGATAGAGTCAACCCGCAAGCAAGCGGTGGTGCCCCTCGTTTGATGGCACACTTTATCCAAGCTGATGGCAGTATCTTAAAGGTTCTCCCGGCTCGTCTACCGAGCCACGATACCTGCTTCGCCATGACGGTACATAAGAGTCAAGGCAGTGAATTTAGCAAGGTTGCCATGGTGCTCCCCCTCTGGCCTAGCCAAGCACAAAAACAGCTACTCACTAAGGAGCTGGTGTATACGGCCATCACTCGTGCCAAGCACCACTTTACTTGTCTGGGCACCCAAACCGTCTTCGAGCAGGCCAGTCTACAGGCAACCAAGCGTTCATCTGGACTGGCGAGGCGACTATGGAACTAAACCATCTCAGTAAAATAAATAACGGAAACACACTAAGCGACAAACTACTTAGCGGAAAAACAGCCCGCGAAAAATCAACTCACAAAAAGCCAAGAGTCTATTACGTATATGACCCCATGTGCAGCTGGTGCTGGGGTTACGCTCCAACCTGGAGTAAACTGAGGGCAGCACTAGAAGAGTCAGGAATATGGGTCGAATATCGTCTCGGTGGCCTAGCACCAGACTCAGACCTTCTTATGCCAGATGAAATGAAGGCCTTTCTTGAGCAGACCTGGCATAAAATAGCAGCACAACTTGGCACCGAGTTTAATTTCGATTTTTGGCGCCAGTGTCAGCCCAGACGCTCAACCTACCCTGCGTGCCGTGCCGCCTTGATTGCCAGAGAGGCGGGACTTGAACAACTCATGCTTGAGGGCATTCAGCAGGCCTATTACCTTAAAGCCATGAACCCATCGGATCTCTCCACCCTAATATCAATTGCCGCATCCATAGGCATAGGCCCCAAAGAGTTTGCCCTGCAACTGAGCAGTGAGGCGATAAACCATCGCTTGATGACAGAAATACACAAGGTTCAGGCACTGCCCATTCAAGGCTTCCCCTCTTTGGTGCTGGAACACAATGGCAGCCTTAGCCCGATACCACTTGACTATCTGGATTATCAAACCAGCTATCGACACTTAATCAACAGCTTAAACAACGGCTTAAATAAAATGGAATAAGTTTACCTCAGCGTGATTTAGGGCCTGACTCCTGTTTCTTTATCACCGTTTGGAGCTTGTTTATAAGCCAGCGCCAGAGTCTCTGGCTTCATCTGAGCCAGCAAGTTACCTGAGATCACTAAGCCCAAACCTAAGCTCGAATACACAGACCAGTGGTAATCTTCAAACAGGCTCGACACGGCTAAGGCGACGATGGGCGTGATCAACATCAGATAATAAAGATGTGCCTGTCCTATCTTTTTTATCTTCAAAACATCCGAAAAGCCATCTATACAACCAATGCTATCGAGTCATTAAACAGTGTGATTAGGAAAGCAATCAAGAATCGTAAGCTCTTCCCAAATGATGACTCAGCGAAGAAAGTCGTTTACTTGGCGATCATGCAAGCTTCGAAGAAGTGGACCATGCCGATAAGAAACTGGAAACCAGCACTCAATCGTTTTATTATTGAATTTGAAGATCGAATAGCAGACTACATATAAAATAGGTAGTTACACAGAATCTGCTACAGGGTCTTGACTAGTACACTATGTGGGTACATTCCAGTTATTAACTTTCAAAATTCTGTATATTTCCCTTTTAAATTAGCACATGCCTTTAACAAACATAGCAGCGAAGCTGCAATCTGAGCGAGAGTTAAATATGAAAATACCTTTGATAAGCCATTATTGAAAACCCATAAAGTTTACAAAATAATCATTCCACGCAAAGGCGCGTAGAGCCAAGATCCTGTCTATGTTCCACTGTTTTAACAATACGTTTATTTCGTCAATGCTTTAACGTTATCACCCATTGAAATGTAAGCGCCTTTTGTTGGTTCGTCATCACCAACTGCTCGTACTGAATATCTAAAGCCAGTAATGGTATCAGGTTTCAATAACATGAAATATGTGTAACCTTCACCACTGCTCATGTAGTAAATTGGCGATCCTTTGGCACCACACACTTTGTTTTCATTGTCACA is a genomic window of Shewanella psychrophila containing:
- the recB gene encoding exodeoxyribonuclease V subunit beta, with protein sequence MSSAPSTANKNTHHNTSQALDTLTLPFGGSRLIEASAGTGKTFTIAGLYVRLLLGHDIDKPLSCEQILVVTFTNAATGELRDRIRKKIQLAYRHFIGIDTGDELITSLYQITPESERPLALKRLDLALKSLDEASIFTIHGFCQRILADMAFESSLLFESEFTLDDSEFLHHAVRDFWREHCYPLPGSLAEIIQKKFADPDALSKQLRPLLGASQANAHPQPQDFKKLQDTLTQSMSRLKLIWPREREAVEILLHSLPLNGVRFGKKPDGYPKLAIMLDAMDNWCKYSMSLPPIKVMESLSLSGIKLNKGGEVPTPEQAPVLDHIERLCLLIKDFIPSFLYCARDGISRRFSSQKSERNLMTPDDLLLTLEQALRPDSGEENKNSLANLIAKRFPVALIDEFQDTDPLQFAIFNRVYQQKLTSETEEAALVPANQTSKNVSLLMIGDPKQAIYAFRGADIHTYIQAREQTKQHYSLGTNYRSSRNMVLSVNALFENRDDPFISDAIPFESVQPSSFADKKIFIEKSADTSALKIKLLSEDPEKGLNKASARKRLAEDAAAEIARLLTESQAGQCSISGKALKAQDIAVLVRDRNEAAVIRESLSQRQIGSVFLSRDSVFNTLEARELALILHALATPKDERALRSALATSLLGYNATSIHGFNQDEMIRQDLLEQFDSLHQHWLRRGIMPALLSLANETQLIERLLQGDDGERRLTDFRHLAELLQQKATELDGISALVNWYEQALIANNANEEAQLRLSSEQNLVQIVTIHKSKGLEYPVCFIPFVSLARDNRRKPAPMLYHEKNRLIWDIEQTDDGWERHKRENLAEDLRLLYVAMTRPVYQCYLYIANHSRFTKKAGITSQLHETGIGYLLGIEDKACDFSRIQTQAQSLMSDAISVSDIQDDISTQALISVTDEKCTLAPKVLKRTLYTPWRVGSYSGLVKDLPHERVAPGADDESFPELEVIQDEVDPAPSRFTFERGANAGSFMHLVLELIDFTLAEAQLPVQLPIAMEKYGIDETWFTMLNAWYLDILDASLTQDGALTLAQLTPGQKLVEMEFYLPIKQLKAEELNHVLEGYGYSAGLNFESLKGMLKGFIDLTFEYQGQFYIADYKSNHLGDDFSHYGFDAMAGAIRSHRYDLQYIIYTLALHRFLGLRMQNYDYDQHIGGSYYLFLRGMSVSSPQSGIFYDKPPKALIQALDALFDSEQAVGDRGNEQVVKTALDNDQLELKL
- the recD gene encoding exodeoxyribonuclease V subunit alpha, which gives rise to MIQSTQPIKTLLKLWESERLITPLDRHFALELAEFHRQQLNHHSESDNELFLLICALLSHQLSQQHTCLPVEQILLDNPMNEQVSQCKITCSHDELLNVLSQFNAIGVPQDDVQAVSSAPMVLDQGSLYLQRYYQFETQVADKLINLAKGEIQDIPASTQETLNILFPRTADTDSPLYDWQKIATATAFTQKMAVITGGPGTGKTTTVTKLLYLMTQEADLTIKLVAPTGKAAARLSESIKASKLRLKAELTPFAGTIDVQSLNRVPEEASTLHRLLGVIPNSPQFRHHKDNPLRLDLLVVDEASMVDLPMMHKLLSALPSHARLILLGDQDQLASVEAGAVLADICDGLKTDKSQSLKWQMRYSAPYSKRLSDLTENDLSGFTSTSPGIGDSLCMLMHSHRFKGDAGIGQLASAVNNSDKSRIMEVWQTGYDELFWIEHQKTSTGNSGLEQLMTQSVSHYKAYLEMANKPQSDPLEIIECYNQFRILCAMRAGEYGVDGINQGVKDALKQAKLISPEHEFYSGRPVIVQSNDYNLGLFNGDIGLILPDRVNPQASGGAPRLMAHFIQADGSILKVLPARLPSHDTCFAMTVHKSQGSEFSKVAMVLPLWPSQAQKQLLTKELVYTAITRAKHHFTCLGTQTVFEQASLQATKRSSGLARRLWN
- a CDS encoding DsbA family protein is translated as MELNHLSKINNGNTLSDKLLSGKTAREKSTHKKPRVYYVYDPMCSWCWGYAPTWSKLRAALEESGIWVEYRLGGLAPDSDLLMPDEMKAFLEQTWHKIAAQLGTEFNFDFWRQCQPRRSTYPACRAALIAREAGLEQLMLEGIQQAYYLKAMNPSDLSTLISIAASIGIGPKEFALQLSSEAINHRLMTEIHKVQALPIQGFPSLVLEHNGSLSPIPLDYLDYQTSYRHLINSLNNGLNKME